GCCGTACCCCGTCCGGGTCGGCTCGCGCGTCGAGCTGATCGCTCAACCAGTCAACGAACGTGGCCGCGTCCGGATGCAGGTCGGCGACTTGCGTCAACGCGTCGAGCTCGTCCAGGTGCGAGTTCGACTGTCGGCCTGCGCTGACCGACTTGTCGAGCTCGTCGGCGGTGGCGTCCAGACCACCGACGTCACGCACGGCCGCTAACGCGGTGGCGGTCGACACGCGTGCGGCCACCCGCACGTCCCGCAGCTGCTGGAAGAAGTCGACCAGCTGGGTGGCATCCCAGCCGCCGACGTCCTTGCTCAACTGCCGCAGAGCGCGTTCGGTCCACGTGCGTGACGCCAGGGTTCGAAGGTGCTCGCCGCGGACCTTCGCCGATGAGCGTTTCGCTGCTTCCGCCAACGCGTCGCCGGGGATGGTGTGGCCGGCGGTGGCTGCCCGCAGCCACGCCAGTGCGGCAGCGACGCCTGTGCGTGACAGCACCTGCGGGCCGACCGGTGCGGTGTGTGGGATACCGGCGGCGCTGAGGGCGACCTGGACGGGCAGCAACAGTGCGTTGACGCGGCACAGCACCGCGACATCGCCGGGGGCAACGTCCCGGTCGAGCAGGCCGGTGATCCTGTCGGTGACGTAGCGTGCCTGGTCGGTGGCGTCGACCCGGGCGATGGTCAGCGCGTCCGCGTCCCGGTCGCTGCGTGCGCCGCGGATGGTCTTGGCGACCCGGCCGGTGGGTGCGATGCGTCCGAGCAGGTGGATCGCTGCGTCAACGACCGCGGGCGGGCAGCGGTAGTTCACCTCGAGCGCGTGGCTGCCTGCTGCGGGGAACAGCTTGGGATAGTCGACCAGGTACTTGGGTGACGCGCCGACGTACGCGTACAGGGTCTGGTCGTCGTCCCCGACGGCGTGCACCTGCATCTGTGGGGCGGCGAGCAGACGGACCAGCAGCCAGAACGCCGGGGTCAGGTCCTGCGCTTCGTCGACCAGCAGGTGCGTGCAGCTGTGCTGCCAACGGCGTCGCCGCTGCGGGTCGGTGAGCAGCACCCGCAGCGCCATGTGGACCTGCTCGTCGAAGTCGATGAGGTCACGGGCGGACAGTTCGGCGCGGTACCGGTGCAAGACGCGTGCGAACTCAGGTACGTCGTCGGTTGCGTCCTCGATGGTGTCGGGTGCGACCAGCCCCAGCCGCACGCGGCTGAACCCGTCGAGGTACGGGGCGTACACGTCGGTGTTCGCTGTGGGACGGACCGGTGCGAGACGCGCGAGCAGGTCACGTTGTCCGCGTTCGTCGAGCATCCGCACGTCGGGTACGGCGTCACGGACGATGGCGTAGCCCAGGCTGTGGATGGTGCGGACGTTGGCGTCGAGGTCGCGGGTGCGGTCGCGCATCTCGGCGGCAGCCCGGTTGTTGTACGCCAGGGCGGTGACCTGCTGGGGGTGCCAACCGCGTCCGTCGAGCAGGTGACGCAGGCGCGCCGTCAGCACCCGGGTCTTGCCCGACCCGGCCGGTGAGATGATCCGGCAGGCGTACTCGTCAGCTTCGACGGCGGCGCGCTGGTCGGCGGCCAGCCCGTCGCTGGATGGCGCCCACCGTTCGACGGTCAGTGGCCGGTCGCCGGCCAGCTGGTCGATGTGGACGGTGGGCACGGTCGGTCGGGTGCTGCGTGGACCGCCGTCGAGCCACACGTGGGTGCCGTCGGGCAGGGCGACGTCGGCCCGGTGGGACGGTCGGGCGCCGCGGGTCAACGCGTGCCGGATGTGCGGCCACGTCGGGTCCCCATCGGTGGCGTCGTAGCTGTTGACGGCAGCGAGCCACCGGGCGCGTTCTCCGAGGAACGTGAAGTCGTCGGGGAGCAGCCACGGGTCGAGTGTGGTGGCCTCGTCACGGGGGAAGGCGACGTCGTGATCGACCATGAGCACGGTGGCGGTACGGGTCGCCCAGGCGACGGTGAGGCGCTCGACCAGCTGTGATAGGCGGGAGACGTTCGTGGCGTCGGCGGCCGTGATCTGGAGCTGCGGCGCGTGCGACCAGACGTCGGGCGGGAGTTGGCCGGGGCGGATGATGACGTTGCGCCCCAGCTCCGTGGGTGGTGTGGGGGTGGGCATGGTCGGACGCTACCTGTCGCCGGTGACGCGCATCCGGCGGACCGCTGCGGACTGACGATCCGCCGCCACCACATCGTGGATCACTCACCGGGGTCGTAGACGGCGTTGTGGTCGATCCCCTCCAGGAACCCCCGCGCACGCTCGGCCTGCGGGTACCGGGCGACCAGCTCCCAGAACGCCGCCGAGTGGCCCCGGACCTGTAGGTGGGCCAGCTCGTGGACGAGGATGTACTCCAAGACGTACTGCGGGTAGGCGGCGGCACGGCGGCTGATCCGGATGGTGCCGTCGGCAGGTGTGCACGAGCCGTGCCGACGCCCCATCCGCGCCGACCACCGCGCGCTGCGGGCGCGGACGCCGTCTAGGTAGGTATCAGCGAGCACGTCCGCGCGGCGTGCCAGTTCGGCGTCGCCGCCGGCCTCACGCGCCCTCAGCGCGCCGCTGACCCGGTCGACGAGCGTCGCCACGACCTGCTCTTCGTCGGCGGCGGGCATCCCGGCGGGCAGCTGCACCACCACCGCCCCGTCGCGGGCGTAGGCGCTGGCTGTGCGCCGCCGACCGGTGCTGCGTTGGACCTCGACCGGCGGCCGTCCTGCCGCTGCCGGCCGGCGCTCGATGGTGACCTGGCGGCGCCCCACGACGTCCTCCTGTGGCGGGTGGCGCGAACGTAACGGGCCACTGCGACAGCGGTGGCCGGTCGCGATCCGGTGCGACCCGGGGCGTGCGCTGCGCGGACCCCAACGCGCGGGGGGCCCGATCGATCTGCTGTCCACAGCGGTGGAAGACCTTCGTGCTGGGAACGACCCTGCAGGGGCCCTGCGATGACCGTCCCACCCGGCGGTCGCCATGCCGTCCACAACATCGACCGCGGCTCCACAACGACGTCCACAGCCTGTCCACCGCCCGGCGGACCGACCTGTGGACGCCGTGGTTGACCACCAGCCCGCGCCCCGTACGGTGACGCGCGAAGGCCCCCAGCAGCCGAGCCGCCGGACCAGCGTTCCAAGGGGAAGGGAGCGTCGAGACGGCGCGACGGCCGCTGGGGGCCTCCCTGTTCCGCGATGTCCGTTGACCGTCCCGGCGGTGTGCGAGCCGGCGCTCGACTCGGGGGTCCGCCGCCACCGGGATGCCCGTCGCGACGTGTGTCCGCGCCGCCCGGCGGCACGCCGCTATCCGGTCGCTACGCTCGGACCATCCCATGCGAGGGGGTGCTCGTGGCCGACGCAACGGACGCACACCCCGAGCATCCTCACCCAACCGGTGACTCGCCGGGGAAGGCCGCCGCGTTCTTCGATCTGGATCGAACGCTGATCAGCGGTGCGTCGGCGTTCGCGTTCGGCATCGCTGCGTGGCGGAACGACATCGTCCCCACGCGTGAGCTCCTCGGCGACGCGGTGAACGCCATGATCTTCCGGCTGACGGGCGGCTCCGACGAGCGCTCGCAGGAGACCCGCGACCGGATCCTGCGGGCGGTCGCCGGCCAGCAGGTCGACGACCTGGTGGCGCTGGGTGACGACATCATCCCCACGCTGCTGGCCAAGGTCCGCCCCGAAGCCCAGAGCCTGCTCGAGATGCACGCCGACGCGGGCCGCGACCGTTTCATCGTCTCGGCGACGCCGATCGAGATCGTCGAGGACTTCGCGCGAGCCCTGGAGGTCGAAGGCGGCATCGGGACCCGCTCGGAGATCGTCGACGGGTGCTACACGGGCGAGCTCGACGGGCCGTTCGTGTACGGGGCCGGCAAAGCGGAAGCGGTCGAGAAGCTCGCGGCGGAGCGCGGCTACGACCTGCGGCTGTCCTACGCGTACAGCGACTCGTCGAGCGACCTGCCGATGCTGGAGCTGGTCGGGCACCCGGTCGCCGTCAACCCCGACCGCACCCTCGAGCGGGTCGCACACCAGCGCGGCTGGCCGGTGGTGGTGTTCAGCCGGAAAGCCAAGCGGGTCATCAAGACCACCACGGCGGCGTCGGGCGCGGCGGCGCTGGCGGTGGCCAGCTACTTCCTGGGCCGTCGCCACGGTCGGATCGCGACCGAGTCGCGACCGAGCCAACTCGACCTGCTGCGGCCGTGACCGCTGCGGCATCGGAACCGGCCGGGCCGCCCGCGACGTTCGAACGGACGCCCCACCTCGTGCGGCTCCTCGCGGAGACCGAACGCCTGAGCGGGGTGATCGAGCGGGGCGAACCGGCACCGGCCGTGCGTGAGTCGCTCACGGCCAGGGCCGCGGTCGCCTCGATGCGACTGGACGGTTCGCCCGTCGGCGACGTGGCCGAGGTCGAGGACGCCTGGCAGGACGTCTCCGACCTGCCCGCCGCCCCACGAGCCGAGGTCGCCACGCGGGTGGGGACCTGGCTCGACGCGTTACGGGCAGGCAGCGAACCCGACCGGCGGCTGATCGGCTTCGAGTACGGCGGGGTCCGCGCCGCGCTGGCAGCCGATGACCTGACCCGACCGCTGACTACCGACCCGCTAGCGGCCCTGGCCGAGCTGCACCGCCGGCTGACGCGCGGCCTGCTGGACCCGGCCGCAGCCGGCCGCCCGCGCAAGACCCATCAAGCCGTGCACGACGCCAGCGTCGGGCAGGTGGTCTACCACCCGACCGAGCCCGACCGGATCTTCGACCGCCTCGTCGACCTGGTCGCGTGGCTGCGTTCCTCGGGGCCCCGCGAGCACGGCCTGATCGTCAGCGGTGTCGCCCACCAGGTCCTGCTGGAGGTGCATCCCTTCGAGGCAGCCAACGGACGCCTGGCACGGGCAGCAGCGCGACTGCTGCTCCGCGCGCACGGCCTCGACCCTGCCGGTGTGGGATCGGTGGAGATCGCGCTGCAACGCGACCCGCTGGGGTACTACCGCGAGGTGGCCAAGACGATGCGGCGCCGTGACCTCACCATCTGGCTCGAGCGGTGGGGAGAAGCAGTGGCCGAGGGCCTGCGGCTGGCGGCCCGGGAGCTGAACCTGCTCGACCCGACGGTGCCCGACCGCGCCCGTCGGTTCCTCGAGGGCCGCCAGGAGCCGGTGTTCACGATCGCCGATTACCGTGCCGAGGTGGACCCCGACCCGTCCGACGCCCAGGGTGACCTGGCTGCGTTGCTGGATGCGGGACGAGTGCGGCGCGTGCCCAGCGCCCGGGGCCTGCGCTTCACGGTGACCTAGCGGCCGACCGACGGCTGCAGTCCCGCCGGTCGTCGTACAGTGCGGCGTCCGCCCCGCTCCGGAGGTCCCGGTGGAGTTCCGCGAGGTCGTGGCCCGCCGCCGCATGGTCCGCCACTACCGTCCTGATCCGGTGGCGCCGACGGTCGTGGAACGCATCATCGACACGGCACGCCGGGCACCCAGCGCCGGTTTCGCCCAAGGTCAGCGGTTCGTCGTGGTTACCGACCCGGCGACCCGCGCTGCAGTCGCCGACCTCGCGGATGAGGCCACCCACGTCGCGCGGGGCTTCGATCCGTGGATCTCCAGCGCTCCCGTGCACGTCGTGATCTGTGCCGACGTCGGGGCCTACCACGAGCGTTACGGCGAACCCGACAAGCGCGCCGCAGGCGGGAGTGAGCGCGACTGGCCGGTCCCCTACTGGCACGTCGACGCCGGCGCCTCGTTGATGCTGTTGCTACTCGCCGCCGTCGACGAGGGCCTGGCCGCGGGGTTCTTCGGCGTGCACCGTCTCGGTGGGCTCGAGCGCTTGCTGGGGATCCCGGACGACGTCCAGCCGATCGGGGTGGTGACGCTAGGCCACGCGGCACCCGACCGGCGGCCGGCATCGCGACGACGTGGCTGGCGCGAGCTGGGCGCGGTGGTGTCGTGGGACCGGTGGGGTGAGCCCTGACGTGGCCGGGTGAGGCCCGCCCCGGCCGTCCGAACGGTCGTCCGCGCCGAGCGGCCGGTGGCCGACCGTTCGGACGACACCGCCTACGCGGCGTGAACGCTCCGGCTCCGTTACCCTCTGTTCACCGGCGATTGGAGAGGCGTGACCGGAACGCGACCGCTCCGCGCGCTGGACGATGCAACGACACCGGCACCAGGTGAGTTGCGCAGCAGCTTCCTACAGCTGACCGAACGGTTCCGCCCGCACGAGGCAGACGGTCTGTCCGCCCGGTGGGTCGTTGACATCGACGGTGACGGCGCGTACACGGTCCACATCCACAACGGCGGGTGCTTCATATCCGTCGGGGCGCACCCTGATCCCGACACGATCATGCGGACCGATCGCCAGACGTGGCTCAAGCTCGTCAGCGGGGAACAGGACGGCGTCGCCGCCTTCACCCAGGACCGCCTGACCGTCCGCGGTGACCTCAACCTGGCCCTTCGGTTGGAGTCGCTGTTCCGGCCCGGACCCGACACGCAGCGCGTGGTGCGCACCGCCCGCACCAACGCGGCCGGGGTCGACCTGGAATCGATGATCATCGGCCGCGGCACCCCGGTGGTGCTGCTGCACGGGCTCGGAGCGAACAAGGTCTCGTTCGTTCCCACCCTGGACGCGCTGGCATCACACTACGAGGTCCACGCGCTGGACCTGCCCGGGTTCGGCAAGTCCGGCAAGCCCCTGCCGGCCGCCCGACGGTACTCGATGCCGTGGATGGCCGACGTCGTCCACGGCTACCTGCGCGCCCAAGGCATCGGCTACTGCTACGTGGTCGGCAACTCGATGGGCGGGCGCATCGCCGTCGAGTTGGGGCTGCGCCACCCGCGCCGGCTGGGTGGCGTGGTCGGTCTGTGCCCGGCCGTGGCGTTCGACGAGTACCAGTGGGTCGCGCCCACGCTGCGCGTCCTGCACGGCCACTGGCTCGGCTTGGCGCCGATGCCGTTCCGACGCGAGAGCGTCGAGGCTGCCATCCGCGGCATGTTCCACGACCCCTACTGTCTGCGCGCCGACAACGTCACGGCAGCGGCCGAGGAGTTCGTCCGCAACCTCCGCGACCGCCGGCATCGCCTGGCGATCCTGGCGTGCCTGCGACACCTGGCCGCTGAGCGCGCCACCGGCCGGCGTTCGTTCTGGACATCGATCCAACGGTTGCGGGTCCCGTCCTACTGGGTGTTCGGCACCGGCGATCCGCTGGTGTCGGCCGCGTACTGCGAACGGGTCCGCGAGTCGTTGCCCGACGCCCGCTGCGAGGTGTGGGAGGACGTCGGTCACGTCCCACAGTTCGAGGTCCCCGAACGCACCAACGTCCGGGTCGGTGCGTTCATCGACAAGCTCGAGGCTGCCCGCCACCGCTAGGCCGTGCGGTCGTCATCGGTGGCGTCCGCCGCGAGGATCGCGCTAGCGGCCCGCTGCGGCATCGACCAACCACCCCTCCACGACACGGCAGAACCGTCGGGGGACCTCCACATGCGGTGAGTGGCCCACATCTGCCAGGACGTGATGGTCCCAGTCCGGGCGGCGGACCATCAGCCCGCGGATGACGTGCGCCGACACCAGCCGGTCGAGGTCGCCGGCCACCACCAGCGTCGGCGCGGCGACGGCGTGGACCGCCACCAACGGCTCACGCGCGTCGACGAGCATCGCGACCAGCGAACGGGCGGCCTCTGACAGGGCCCGGCGTCGCCACGTGGTGGTGCGGGCGACCTCGAGGTTCTCGATGAGGACGTCGCGGAGCGCCGGGCGGATCCGTTCCACGTCGGCCAGCACGGAAGCCAGCGAATCGTCGACCAGCTGCTCCGCGGTCCGCCGGCGGTAGCCCAGCTCGATCAACGCCCGACCGATGCCGGGCACGGCCGCAGGCAGGATCCGCGACACCGCGGCCGGGGGCAAACGCAGCATGTCCCGGCGCGGCGCGGGCAGCGCCGGGTTGATCAGCACGAGGCGACCGACCTGGTCGGGGCGGTCGGCAGCCAGCAACGTGATCAGCAGCCCACCCATCGAGTTCCCGATCACGGTGGCGTCGCGCCAGCCCAGGTGATCCAGGACGGCCGCGAGGAACCGCGCGTTGGCGCGGACCCGGGCGGAGCCACCCTCGGGCACCGGTGTGCTGCCGAAACCGGGCAGGTCGACCGCGACCACCTCGCCGTGGCGGCTCAACGGCGTGGCCACGTCCAGCCAGTTGCGGGCCGATCCACCCAGGCCATGCACCAGCAGGAGCGGCGGGCCTGCCCCATGCGCCGCTCGGCGCAGCACGTGTGCCGGCCGGCCGCGCACCTGCAGGACCTCACCGTGGATGCCCGACCACGCCGGATCGCGGCGACCCCAGTCCTCCCCGGGGAGCGGTGTGGTCACCGTGGTCTAGGTAGGGCTGTCGAGCTTCGCGCGCAGCTCGTGCGGTTCGGTGACGGGCCGGTCGCAGACCAGGTCGCGGCACACGTACGCCGCCGGCTGACCGTCCACCTCGCCGCGGCCTTCCAGCAGCGGCACCGCCGTGCGGTCACCGTCCGGCGCGGCCACCGCCACCACCGCCCCCGGCAGCGGGCCGGCCCACAGCTCGCGGACCAGTCGCTCGCGGCTCGGCCCGGGCGTGCCCACCACCGCGACCTCACGGGGTCCGGCCAGCACGTCCTCGGCCACCCGCAGCAGCCACCCGTACCCGGTCGGGGCGCGTTCCACGTCGCCCTGGAACAGGCGCAGGACCTCGTCGGTGACGTCCCTCCACGCTGCCTCGCCGGTGTACCCGGCCAGCCGCAGCCCCACCTCCGCCATCACGCTGTTCGCGGACGGCGTCGCGTTGTCCCAGGTCTGCTTGGGGCGGATGTAGAGCTCATCGACGTCGTGCGCGGTCGTGAAGAAGCCGCCGTCATCATCGTCGTGGAACCGACCGCGCGCGTCGTTCGCCCAGTGCACCGCACGCTCGAACCATGTCACGTCCCCGGTTGCGGCGTACAGCTCGAGGCAGGCGACCGCGAGCGTCGCCACGTCCTCCAGGAACGCGGGGACGGTCACGGTCCCGTCCTTCCACACGTGGTGCAAGCGCCCGTCCACCACCAGCGCCTCGTGCAGGAACTCGGCCGTGGTGACCGCCGCGTCGACGTACTCGGGCAGGCCCAGGTACATCCCGGTGGCGACCAGGCCCCGCACCGCGAGCGCGTTCCACGATGTCAGGACCTTGCGGTCGAGACCAGGATGGACGCGCTCCTCGCGCCGCTCGTACAGCGCCGCGCGGACCGCGTCGAGCTCCTCGACGAACTCGGCCAGGTCAAGGCCGCGTTGCTCGCAGAACCGGCCGCGGTCGACCGGTTCGTGCAGGATGTTGGTGCCTTCCCAGTTCCCGCTGGCCGACGCGCCGTAGAACGCCGCGAAGCGATCGGGGTCGGCACCCACCGAGCGGACCACGTCGGCGAACTCGTCCATCGACCACACGAAGAAGCGGCCCTCTTCTCCTTCGGAGTCGGCATCGGTGGCGCTGAAGAACCCACCGGCGTCGTGGCGCAGGTCGCGCAGCAGGTAATCGGCGGTGGAACGCGCGACCCGATCGAACCGCGGGTCGCCGGTGACCGCCGCGGCCTTGGCGTAGACGGCCACCAGCAGGGCGTTGTCGTACAGCATCTTCTCGAAGTGCGGGACGAGCCAACGCCCGTCCGTCGAGTACCGATGGAACCCACCGCCGACGTGGTCGTGGATCCCGCCGCGGGCCATCGCATCGAGGGTGTGGGTGACCGGCTCCAGCCAGCGGTCAGCGGTCTCGCTACCGTCCCGGCGCAGGCGGACGTAACGCTCGACCAGCCACTCCAGTGTCATCGCTTGCGGGAACTTCGGTGCCTGCCCGAACCCTCCCAGAGTGCGATCCCAGGCGCTCAGCGCCACCGGCGCGGCGCGGTCGGCGACCGTGGGGTCTGCGGCACCAGCCGCTGGGCCGGCGGCGCGCTCCGCCAACGCCTCCGCGATCCGCCCCGCCGTCGCCGCGAGCTCGTCGCGGCGGTCGCGCCATGCCTCGTGCACCGACCGCAGCACGCGCACGAAGCCCGGCATCCCCATCCGGTCCTCCTTCGGCCAGTACGTCCCGCCGAAGAACGGACGCCCGTCCGGGGTGAGGAACACCGACATCGGCCAGCCGCCGTGGCCGGTGAGCGCCGTGACCGCGTCCATGTACACCGCATCGACGTCGGGTCGCTCCTCGCGGTCGACCTTGACCGCGACGAAGTGTTCGTTGAGCAGCGCCGCGACCTCGTCGTCCTCGAACGACTCGTGCGCCATGACGTGGCACCAGTGACACGCCGAGTACCCGACCGACAGGAAGATGGGGACGTCACGCCGCTTGGCCTCCTCGAAGGCCTGGTCGCCCCACGGGTACCAATCGACCGGGTTGTCGACGTGCTGGGCCAGGTACGGGGACAGTCCGGTGGGGTCCATCTCGCGGATCAGCGTCAAGAACGAGCCTTCCTGCTGCGATCGGCGCTGACGAGGGTAGGGCCGCCGCGGTGGACGCACGCGGTCAGGCGTCGGGGCCCGTGTCGACGCAAGCCTCCCTGCCCGAAACGACGCCGCGGAAGTTCGTCGCAGCTGCGATGATCGCTACACCAGTCATGGCGAGGAACGCCCCGTGGGGCAAGACATCACCACGACGCAGTTCACCCCCGAAGACCGCCAGAGGTACCGGGAGAAGCTGAAGCGCTGCCTGGACACGCTGCGGGTCCTGCTCGAGCAGGAGGACCGCTTCGAGGTCGGCCGGAGCAGGATCGGCCTGGAGCTCGAGATCTACCTGGTGGACCGCTCCGGCACGCCGATGATGGTCAACGACGAGGTGCTGGCGCGCATCGAGGCCGGCGACTTCCAGACGGAGCTGGGTCAGTTCAACATCGAGTTCAACCTCGCTCCGCACAAGATCGTGGGGACGGTCTTCCGCGAACTCGAAGACGAGCTGCGAGCCAGCCTCAACCACGCGCTGCGCCGAGCAGAAGAGCTGGACGCCCGGATGCTGATCGTCGGGATCCTGCCGACGCTGAAAGACTTGCACGTCACCCGTGAGAACCTCTCGAACAACCCGCGGTACCACGCTCTCAACGACCAGATCCTGGCCGCACGGGGAGAGGCGTTCCGCATCGAGATCGAAGGTCGCGAACGCCTCATGACGATGGCGAACTCGATCATGATGGAAGCGGCGTCGACCTCCTGTCAGCTGCACCTGCAGGTCGACCCGGACGACTTCGCCCGGTACTGGAACGCGGCCCAGGCGCTGTCCGCCGCCCAACTGGGGGTCGGGTGCAACTCCCCTTTCTTCCTGGGCAAGGAGCTATGGCGCGAGACCCGCATCGCGCTGTTCGAGCAGTCGATCGACACGCGTACCGAAGAACTCGCGGCGCAGGGCGTGCGCCCACGTGTTTGGTTCGGGGAACGCTGGATCGACGACGTCCTGGACCTGTACGAGGAGAACGTCCGCTACTTCCCCGCGCTGCTGCCGCTGATCGACGATGAGGACCCGTTCGAGGTACTCGGTCGCGGAGACGTCCCCCACCTACGGGAGCTCACCCTGCACAACGGCACGATCTACCGCTGGAACCGACCCGTGTACACCGTCGCCCGCGGCCGACCACATCTGCGCGTCGAGAACCGAGTGCTGCCGGCCGGTCCCAGCGTCGCGGACGTCATCGCCAACGCAGCGTTCTACTACGGGGCGACGCGGGCGCTCGCCGAGGCGTCGCCGCCCATCTCACAGCAGATGTCGTTCGCGGTCGCCACCGACAACTTCTTCGCCGCTGCGCGGGACGGCATCGACGCCCAGCTGTACTGGCCTGGCTTGGGAACGGTGTCGGCCAGCGAACTCGTCGGTGAGCACCTCCTGCCGCTCGCGCACGAGGGGCTGCGGCGCTGGAACATCGACGACCAGGACCGTGAACGGTTCCTCGGGATCATCGAGCAGCGTTGTGTCACGCGCCAGATCGGGGCGACCTGGCAGGTCGCCACCGTCCGTCACCTGACCGAGCACGACGGCCTCGACCGCGATGCTGCTCTGCTGGAGATGACCCGCTGCTACATCGACCACATGCACGCCAACGAACCGGTGCACACCTGGCCGGTACCCTGCCGCCCGTGAGGCGCGCGTCCGAGACGTACTTCAACGATCTCTCCGACGGGCTGCCCGACCACCTGCTCGACCTCGACGACCTCGAGCTGCTGGGCGAGCTGCAACGGCCTACCCTGATCAGGGTCGCCGGAACTGGGGACGCCCCCCCGCGAGGCGTGGCGTGTCTCCTCCACGGCGACGAGGACACCGGGTACCGCGCGGCGCTGCGGATCCTGCGCCAGCGGCGCCGCTACCCGTTCGACCTGTTCGTCGTGATCGGCAACGTCCGCGCGGCCCTGGCCGACGGCGGCTTCAGAGCCCGCTACCTCGACGATCAAGAGGACTTCAACCGGGTCTGGGGGCGCGAACCAACCACGCGACTACGCCTGGCCGCCAACGGGATCCTGGATGTGCTCCGTCGAGCGAAGATCTCCGCGATGGTCGACGTGCATAACAACAGCGGCACCAACCCCTTCTACGCGATCGTGACGCAGGTCCGCGAGGCCCAGCTCAACCTCGCCACGACCTTCACGACGATGCTGCTGCACTGGGAGCTCGGCGTCGGGACGCTGATGGAGGCCCTCGACGACGTCTGCCCGGCGATCGCCGTCGAGAGCGGGCTGCCCGGCCAGGAAGCGTCCCTGTCGTTCGCCGTCGACGGCCTGCGTCGCTACCTGGGGACCGCGACGATCCGCGACGACGTGGTCGAGCGCGACTACGACCTCCTCGACGACCTGCGCAAGGTCATGGTCCGCCCCGAGGTGCGGTTC
The Actinomycetota bacterium genome window above contains:
- a CDS encoding glutamate--cysteine ligase, with the translated sequence MGQDITTTQFTPEDRQRYREKLKRCLDTLRVLLEQEDRFEVGRSRIGLELEIYLVDRSGTPMMVNDEVLARIEAGDFQTELGQFNIEFNLAPHKIVGTVFRELEDELRASLNHALRRAEELDARMLIVGILPTLKDLHVTRENLSNNPRYHALNDQILAARGEAFRIEIEGRERLMTMANSIMMEAASTSCQLHLQVDPDDFARYWNAAQALSAAQLGVGCNSPFFLGKELWRETRIALFEQSIDTRTEELAAQGVRPRVWFGERWIDDVLDLYEENVRYFPALLPLIDDEDPFEVLGRGDVPHLRELTLHNGTIYRWNRPVYTVARGRPHLRVENRVLPAGPSVADVIANAAFYYGATRALAEASPPISQQMSFAVATDNFFAAARDGIDAQLYWPGLGTVSASELVGEHLLPLAHEGLRRWNIDDQDRERFLGIIEQRCVTRQIGATWQVATVRHLTEHDGLDRDAALLEMTRCYIDHMHANEPVHTWPVPCRP
- a CDS encoding thioredoxin domain-containing protein, with product MTLIREMDPTGLSPYLAQHVDNPVDWYPWGDQAFEEAKRRDVPIFLSVGYSACHWCHVMAHESFEDDEVAALLNEHFVAVKVDREERPDVDAVYMDAVTALTGHGGWPMSVFLTPDGRPFFGGTYWPKEDRMGMPGFVRVLRSVHEAWRDRRDELAATAGRIAEALAERAAGPAAGAADPTVADRAAPVALSAWDRTLGGFGQAPKFPQAMTLEWLVERYVRLRRDGSETADRWLEPVTHTLDAMARGGIHDHVGGGFHRYSTDGRWLVPHFEKMLYDNALLVAVYAKAAAVTGDPRFDRVARSTADYLLRDLRHDAGGFFSATDADSEGEEGRFFVWSMDEFADVVRSVGADPDRFAAFYGASASGNWEGTNILHEPVDRGRFCEQRGLDLAEFVEELDAVRAALYERREERVHPGLDRKVLTSWNALAVRGLVATGMYLGLPEYVDAAVTTAEFLHEALVVDGRLHHVWKDGTVTVPAFLEDVATLAVACLELYAATGDVTWFERAVHWANDARGRFHDDDDGGFFTTAHDVDELYIRPKQTWDNATPSANSVMAEVGLRLAGYTGEAAWRDVTDEVLRLFQGDVERAPTGYGWLLRVAEDVLAGPREVAVVGTPGPSRERLVRELWAGPLPGAVVAVAAPDGDRTAVPLLEGRGEVDGQPAAYVCRDLVCDRPVTEPHELRAKLDSPT